A portion of the Faecalibacterium sp. I3-3-89 genome contains these proteins:
- the rplP gene encoding 50S ribosomal protein L16 produces the protein MLLPKRVKYRRVQRGRMTGKATRGNVVCQGQYGLVALEPAWISSTQIEAARVAMTRYIKRGGKVWIKIFPDKPVTEKPAETRMGSGKGSPEYWVAVVKPGRVLFELADVDEATAREALRLAMHKLPIKCKFVVREDSVKEDGTNEG, from the coding sequence ATGTTACTGCCTAAGCGTGTTAAGTACCGCCGCGTCCAGCGCGGCCGCATGACCGGCAAGGCTACCCGCGGCAATGTGGTGTGCCAGGGCCAGTACGGCCTTGTTGCTCTGGAGCCGGCATGGATCTCCTCCACTCAGATCGAGGCTGCTCGTGTCGCCATGACTCGTTACATCAAGCGTGGCGGCAAGGTCTGGATCAAGATCTTCCCCGATAAGCCCGTTACTGAGAAGCCCGCTGAGACCCGCATGGGTTCCGGTAAAGGCTCTCCCGAGTACTGGGTCGCTGTTGTCAAGCCCGGCCGCGTGCTGTTCGAGCTGGCAGATGTCGATGAGGCAACTGCTCGTGAGGCTCTGCGTCTGGCAATGCACAAGCTGCCCATCAAGTGCAAATTTGTTGTCCGTGAGGACTCCGTGAAGGAGGATGGCACCAATGAAGGCTAA
- the rpsE gene encoding 30S ribosomal protein S5 has translation MAMRNREDDGMITKVVSINRVSKTVKGGRIMKFAALVVVGDGKGTIGYGIGKSGEVPEAIRKGEAAAKKNMRKVALKGTTIPHEIVGKYGAGAVLLKPAAAGTGMIAGGPVRAVIEAAGIKDIRAKSMRSNNPINVVSATFAGLCGLVSAESVAEKRGKTVKEILG, from the coding sequence ATGGCTATGAGAAACCGTGAAGACGACGGCATGATCACCAAGGTTGTCTCCATCAACCGCGTTTCCAAGACTGTCAAGGGCGGCCGCATCATGAAGTTTGCCGCTCTGGTCGTTGTGGGCGACGGCAAGGGCACCATCGGTTACGGCATCGGCAAGTCCGGCGAAGTGCCTGAGGCAATCCGCAAGGGCGAGGCTGCTGCCAAGAAGAACATGCGCAAGGTTGCCCTGAAGGGCACCACCATCCCCCATGAGATCGTCGGTAAGTACGGCGCAGGTGCAGTCCTGCTGAAGCCGGCTGCCGCTGGTACCGGCATGATCGCTGGCGGCCCCGTGCGTGCCGTCATCGAGGCTGCCGGCATCAAGGACATTCGTGCGAAGTCTATGCGTTCCAACAACCCCATCAATGTTGTGTCTGCTACCTTCGCAGGTCTGTGCGGCCTGGTCAGCGCAGAGTCTGTTGCTGAGAAGCGCGGCAAGACCGTGAAAGAAATTCTGGGTTAA
- the rplX gene encoding 50S ribosomal protein L24: MNNLHVKTGDNVMIISGKDKGHTGKVLQVSPSENKVIVEGQNMVTKHVKPRRQGEQGGIVKAEGAMYASKVMPICPKCGKAVRVGHVEKDGKMVRVCKKCGAEL, translated from the coding sequence ATGAATAATCTTCATGTTAAAACCGGCGACAACGTAATGATCATCAGCGGCAAGGACAAGGGCCACACTGGTAAGGTCCTGCAGGTCAGCCCCTCTGAGAACAAGGTCATCGTTGAGGGCCAGAACATGGTTACCAAGCACGTCAAGCCCCGTCGTCAGGGCGAGCAGGGCGGCATCGTCAAGGCTGAGGGTGCAATGTACGCATCCAAGGTCATGCCCATCTGCCCCAAGTGCGGCAAGGCTGTGCGCGTGGGCCACGTCGAGAAGGACGGTAAGATGGTCCGCGTCTGCAAGAAGTGCGGCGCTGAGCTGTAA
- the rplD gene encoding 50S ribosomal protein L4: MAKFNVVDMNGQHVSEIELSDAVFGITPNEKAVHIAVVNFLANQRQGTQNTKIRMEVSGGGKKPWRQKGTGHARQGSIRAPQWTHGGVALGPKPRSYNYHINNKVKRLALLSVLSDKAANGNMVVVDKFACDEYKTKAVVSMLNAVGAGKKNLLVNETVDAKFVKSAGNIAGVKTTFAGSVNTYDVLNADKLIISVDAAKKLEEVLG; the protein is encoded by the coding sequence ATGGCAAAGTTTAACGTAGTCGATATGAACGGTCAGCATGTTAGCGAGATCGAGCTTTCCGACGCCGTGTTCGGTATCACCCCGAACGAGAAGGCAGTCCACATTGCTGTGGTGAACTTCCTGGCCAACCAGCGTCAGGGCACCCAGAACACCAAGATCCGCATGGAAGTCTCCGGCGGCGGCAAGAAGCCCTGGCGTCAGAAGGGCACCGGCCACGCTCGTCAGGGTTCCATCCGTGCACCGCAGTGGACTCACGGCGGCGTCGCTCTGGGCCCCAAGCCCCGCAGCTACAACTACCACATCAACAACAAGGTCAAGCGTCTGGCTCTGCTGAGCGTCCTGTCCGACAAGGCTGCCAATGGCAACATGGTCGTTGTTGATAAGTTCGCCTGCGACGAGTACAAGACCAAGGCTGTCGTCTCCATGCTGAACGCCGTCGGCGCTGGCAAGAAGAACCTGCTGGTCAATGAGACTGTCGATGCAAAGTTCGTCAAGAGCGCTGGCAACATCGCTGGCGTCAAGACCACCTTCGCTGGCAGCGTGAACACCTACGATGTGCTGAACGCCGACAAGCTGATCATCAGCGTCGACGCAGCGAAGAAGCTCGAGGAGGTGCTTGGCTAA
- the rpmD gene encoding 50S ribosomal protein L30 yields the protein MADKMLKIELKKSLIGRGAKQIATAEALGLKKPGDVTVQPDNAATQGKIAKIGFLLSVTEA from the coding sequence ATGGCAGATAAGATGCTCAAGATCGAGCTGAAGAAGAGCCTGATCGGCCGCGGCGCGAAGCAGATCGCTACCGCTGAGGCTCTGGGCCTGAAGAAGCCGGGCGACGTTACCGTTCAGCCTGACAATGCCGCTACGCAGGGCAAGATCGCTAAGATCGGCTTCCTGCTCAGCGTCACCGAAGCCTAA
- the rpsS gene encoding 30S ribosomal protein S19 — MGRSIKKGPFVQAALLKHVEAMNASGKKQVIKTWSRASTIFPEFVGHTFAVHDGRKHVPVYVTEDMVGHKLGEFVPTRTFKGHTGNSK; from the coding sequence ATGGGTAGAAGCATTAAAAAAGGACCTTTCGTCCAGGCTGCTCTTCTGAAGCACGTTGAAGCAATGAACGCTTCCGGCAAGAAGCAGGTCATCAAGACCTGGAGCCGCGCCTCCACGATCTTCCCCGAATTCGTTGGTCACACCTTTGCCGTCCACGACGGCCGCAAGCATGTGCCTGTGTACGTGACCGAGGACATGGTTGGCCACAAGCTGGGTGAGTTCGTTCCCACCCGCACCTTTAAGGGCCACACCGGTAATTCGAAGTAA
- the rplB gene encoding 50S ribosomal protein L2, with product MAIKKYGPTTPGRRGMTVTDYSVLSKVAPERSLLEPMKKHSGRNNTGRITVRHQGGGNRTKYRVIDFKRQKTDMPATVKTLEYDPNRSAFIALVEYTDGVKSYIIAPDGLKVGDVVVSGKGADIKPGNCLPFENIPVGTIIHNIELYPGRGAQLVRSAGNMAQLMAKENGYALVRLPSGEMRNVPVNCTAVVGQVSNIDHENVNLGKAGRKRHMGVRPGSRGTVMNPCDHPHGGGEGRAPVGHSGPMTPWGKPALGLKTRKHHKRSDKLIVKRAGK from the coding sequence ATGGCTATCAAAAAGTATGGCCCCACTACTCCGGGCCGCCGCGGCATGACCGTCACGGATTACAGCGTCCTGTCCAAGGTCGCTCCCGAGCGCAGCCTGCTGGAGCCTATGAAGAAGCACAGCGGCCGCAACAACACCGGTCGTATCACCGTCCGCCATCAGGGCGGCGGCAACCGCACCAAGTATCGTGTCATCGACTTCAAGCGTCAGAAGACCGATATGCCCGCTACCGTCAAGACTCTGGAGTACGATCCGAACCGCAGCGCATTCATCGCTCTGGTCGAGTACACTGACGGTGTCAAGAGCTACATCATCGCTCCCGACGGCCTGAAGGTCGGCGATGTTGTCGTCAGCGGCAAGGGCGCCGACATCAAGCCCGGCAACTGCCTGCCCTTCGAGAACATCCCCGTCGGTACCATCATCCACAACATCGAGCTGTACCCCGGCCGCGGCGCTCAGCTGGTCCGTTCCGCTGGCAACATGGCTCAGCTGATGGCTAAGGAGAACGGCTACGCTCTGGTCCGTCTGCCCTCTGGTGAGATGCGCAACGTGCCCGTCAACTGCACCGCAGTCGTCGGTCAGGTCTCCAACATCGACCACGAGAACGTCAACCTCGGCAAGGCTGGCCGTAAGCGCCACATGGGCGTCCGTCCCGGCAGCCGTGGTACCGTCATGAACCCCTGCGACCACCCCCACGGCGGTGGCGAGGGCCGTGCACCTGTTGGCCACTCCGGTCCTATGACTCCCTGGGGCAAGCCTGCTCTGGGTCTCAAGACTCGCAAGCATCATAAGCGCTCCGATAAGCTCATCGTGAAGCGTGCAGGTAAGTAA
- the rplN gene encoding 50S ribosomal protein L14, whose amino-acid sequence MVQMQTYLKVADNTGAKELMCFRVLGGTRKRYANIGDVVVCSVKKAAPGGSVKKGDVVKAVIVRSKHGVRRDDGSYIRFDENAAVIVMADKSPKGTRIFGPVARELRDAGYTKILSLAPESL is encoded by the coding sequence ATGGTTCAGATGCAAACTTATCTCAAAGTTGCCGACAACACCGGTGCCAAGGAGCTGATGTGCTTCCGCGTGCTGGGCGGCACCCGCAAGAGATACGCAAACATTGGTGACGTCGTGGTCTGCTCTGTCAAGAAGGCAGCCCCCGGCGGCTCCGTTAAGAAGGGCGACGTCGTCAAGGCTGTCATCGTGCGCAGCAAGCATGGCGTCCGCCGCGACGACGGCTCCTACATCCGTTTCGATGAGAACGCCGCCGTTATCGTCATGGCCGACAAGAGCCCCAAGGGTACTCGTATCTTTGGACCCGTCGCTCGCGAGCTGCGCGATGCCGGCTACACCAAGATCCTGAGCCTGGCTCCGGAATCGCTGTAA
- the rpsH gene encoding 30S ribosomal protein S8 — MQITDPIADLLTRIRNASTAKHPSVEIPASNMKKAICQILVDEGYIKGMQVKNDTVQGTIVVTLKYQANGEPVIAGLRRVSKPGLRIYTNCEDMPKVMKGLGTAIISTSKGIMTDKAARAAHVGGEVLAFVW, encoded by the coding sequence ATGCAGATTACTGATCCTATCGCGGACCTGCTGACTCGCATCCGCAACGCTAGCACTGCCAAACACCCTTCTGTGGAGATCCCCGCTTCCAACATGAAGAAGGCTATCTGCCAGATTCTGGTTGACGAGGGCTACATCAAGGGCATGCAGGTGAAGAACGACACTGTTCAGGGCACCATCGTTGTCACCCTGAAGTATCAGGCAAACGGCGAGCCTGTTATCGCCGGCCTGCGCCGTGTGTCCAAGCCCGGCCTGCGCATCTACACCAACTGCGAGGATATGCCGAAGGTCATGAAGGGCCTGGGCACCGCAATCATTTCCACCTCTAAGGGCATCATGACCGATAAGGCTGCTCGTGCTGCGCACGTTGGCGGCGAGGTCCTGGCCTTTGTGTGGTAA
- the rpsC gene encoding 30S ribosomal protein S3 produces MGQKVNPHGIRVGVIKDWDSRWFASKKDFSDNLVEDHKIRTELKAQLKDAGVPKIEIERTVDPSTSAPRVTVNIYCAKPGMVIGKGGEERVALQNKLTKEYGKTVIVNVIEVKSAATNAQLVAEDIARQLENRVTFRRAMKQCMRNAMSPRDRATVPAKGIKAMCSGRLGGADIARTESYHEGTIPLQTLRADIDYGFAEAATTYGRIGVKVWVYKGEVLKSAKTAQKKEGGNK; encoded by the coding sequence ATGGGCCAGAAAGTAAATCCGCACGGCATTCGTGTCGGCGTTATTAAAGACTGGGACAGCCGCTGGTTTGCCTCCAAGAAGGATTTCAGCGATAACCTCGTCGAGGATCACAAGATCCGCACTGAGCTGAAGGCTCAGCTGAAGGACGCTGGCGTCCCCAAGATCGAGATCGAGCGCACTGTGGATCCTTCCACTTCCGCTCCCCGCGTTACCGTCAACATCTACTGCGCAAAGCCCGGTATGGTGATCGGTAAGGGCGGCGAAGAGCGCGTTGCTCTGCAGAACAAGCTGACCAAGGAGTATGGCAAGACCGTCATCGTCAACGTCATCGAGGTCAAGAGCGCTGCTACCAACGCTCAGCTGGTTGCCGAGGACATCGCTCGTCAGCTGGAGAACCGCGTTACCTTCCGCCGTGCTATGAAGCAGTGCATGCGTAACGCTATGAGCCCCCGCGATCGTGCAACTGTCCCTGCAAAGGGCATCAAGGCAATGTGCTCCGGCCGTCTGGGCGGCGCCGACATCGCCCGCACTGAGAGCTACCACGAGGGCACCATCCCCCTGCAGACCCTGCGTGCCGACATCGACTACGGCTTCGCTGAGGCTGCTACCACCTACGGCCGCATCGGCGTCAAGGTCTGGGTCTACAAGGGCGAGGTCCTCAAGAGCGCTAAGACCGCTCAGAAGAAGGAAGGAGGCAACAAGTAA
- the rpsJ gene encoding 30S ribosomal protein S10, with amino-acid sequence MAVKEKIRIRLQSYDAQLIDAAAEKIVETAKHTGARVSGPIPLPTDREIVTVLRATHKYKDSREQFESRTHKRLIDILKPSNKTVEALMSLQLPAGVDIEIKL; translated from the coding sequence ATGGCAGTCAAAGAGAAAATCAGAATCCGTCTGCAGAGCTATGATGCTCAGCTGATCGATGCCGCAGCAGAGAAGATCGTGGAGACCGCAAAGCACACTGGTGCCCGCGTGTCCGGCCCCATCCCCCTGCCCACCGATCGTGAGATCGTCACCGTTCTGCGCGCTACCCACAAGTACAAGGATAGCCGCGAGCAGTTCGAGAGCCGCACTCATAAGCGTCTGATCGACATTCTGAAGCCGTCCAACAAGACGGTCGAGGCTCTGATGAGCCTCCAGCTCCCCGCTGGCGTGGACATCGAGATCAAGCTGTAA
- the rplF gene encoding 50S ribosomal protein L6 — MSRIGRKPIVIPAGVTVTVDEAAHTVAVKGPKGSLNSNYHPLMTVKVEGNEVLVTRPNDEPEARSLHGLTRSNIANMVNGVVHGYEKKLEIVGVGLRCQKQGSNLVMNLGFSHQVNIPDTEDCTIVWQDPNHFTVTGIDKQKVGQYAAEIRAKKPPEPYKGKGIRYEGEVVKHKEGKAGKGKK, encoded by the coding sequence ATGTCGAGAATTGGAAGAAAACCCATCGTCATTCCTGCCGGCGTTACGGTCACTGTCGATGAGGCAGCACACACCGTCGCCGTCAAGGGCCCCAAGGGCAGCCTGAATTCCAACTATCATCCCCTCATGACCGTCAAGGTCGAGGGCAATGAGGTTTTGGTTACCCGCCCCAATGACGAACCCGAGGCCCGCAGCCTGCACGGCCTGACCCGCAGCAACATCGCCAACATGGTGAACGGTGTTGTCCACGGCTACGAGAAGAAGCTGGAGATCGTGGGCGTCGGCCTGCGCTGCCAGAAGCAGGGCTCCAACCTTGTGATGAACCTGGGCTTCTCTCATCAGGTGAACATCCCCGATACTGAGGATTGCACCATCGTGTGGCAGGACCCCAACCACTTCACTGTTACCGGTATCGATAAGCAGAAGGTCGGCCAGTATGCTGCCGAGATCCGCGCCAAGAAGCCGCCCGAGCCTTACAAGGGCAAGGGCATCCGCTACGAGGGCGAGGTTGTCAAGCACAAAGAAGGCAAGGCCGGCAAGGGCAAGAAATAA
- the rplC gene encoding 50S ribosomal protein L3, whose amino-acid sequence MVKGIIGKKVGMTQLFDENGKVIPVTVIEAGPCTVVQKKTVESDGYQAVQLGFGEVSAKKVNKAAAGHFKKANVAPKKTLREFRLEDVSAMNVGDVLKADVFAAGDKVDVVGVSKGKGYQGVIKRYGQHRLRESHGTGPVARHAGSNGSTSTPSRVFPGKRLPGHMGFVRVTVQNLTVVKVDTENNLIAVKGAVPGSKGTIVTLANSVKA is encoded by the coding sequence ATGGTTAAAGGCATTATCGGCAAGAAAGTCGGTATGACCCAGCTGTTCGATGAGAATGGCAAGGTCATTCCCGTGACCGTCATCGAGGCTGGTCCCTGCACCGTCGTGCAGAAGAAGACCGTCGAGAGCGATGGTTATCAGGCTGTCCAGCTGGGCTTCGGCGAGGTTTCCGCCAAGAAGGTCAACAAGGCAGCTGCAGGCCACTTCAAGAAGGCAAATGTTGCCCCCAAGAAGACCCTGCGCGAGTTCCGTCTGGAGGATGTCTCCGCAATGAACGTCGGCGATGTGCTGAAGGCTGATGTCTTCGCAGCTGGCGACAAGGTTGACGTCGTGGGCGTCTCCAAGGGCAAGGGCTACCAGGGCGTTATCAAGCGCTACGGCCAGCACCGTCTGCGTGAGAGCCACGGCACCGGCCCGGTGGCACGCCACGCCGGTTCCAACGGCTCCACTTCTACCCCGTCTCGCGTGTTCCCCGGCAAGCGCCTGCCCGGCCACATGGGCTTTGTGCGCGTCACCGTGCAGAACCTGACCGTTGTCAAGGTTGACACCGAGAACAATCTGATCGCTGTCAAGGGTGCGGTTCCCGGCTCCAAGGGCACCATCGTCACTCTGGCCAACAGCGTGAAGGCGTAA
- the rplR gene encoding 50S ribosomal protein L18, with protein MVKQIDKNEARLRRHRRVRNKISGTAARPRLDVFRSAKHIYAQIIDDEQGVTLVSASTMDKDFNGFGGNVEAAAEIGKKVAAKALEKGITEVVFDRGGYVYHGRVKALADGAREGGLKL; from the coding sequence ATGGTTAAGCAGATCGACAAGAACGAAGCTCGTCTTCGTCGTCATCGCCGCGTTCGTAACAAGATCAGCGGCACCGCAGCACGTCCTCGCCTGGATGTTTTCCGCTCCGCCAAGCACATCTACGCTCAGATCATCGACGATGAGCAGGGCGTTACTCTGGTGTCGGCGTCCACTATGGACAAGGACTTCAACGGTTTCGGCGGCAACGTCGAGGCCGCTGCTGAGATCGGCAAGAAGGTCGCAGCAAAGGCTCTGGAAAAGGGCATCACCGAGGTCGTTTTCGACCGTGGCGGTTACGTTTATCATGGCCGTGTTAAGGCCCTGGCTGATGGCGCCCGTGAGGGCGGCCTGAAGCTGTAA
- the rplW gene encoding 50S ribosomal protein L23: MKTAHDIILKPVITENSMAGIADKKYTFKVATDATKVEIAQAVEVLFPGVKVSKVNTISVRGRFRRQGMHAGYTAASKKAIVTLTKDSKEIEFFNSMV; the protein is encoded by the coding sequence ATGAAAACCGCACATGATATTATCCTGAAGCCGGTCATTACCGAGAACTCCATGGCCGGTATCGCCGACAAGAAGTACACCTTCAAGGTCGCTACCGATGCTACCAAGGTCGAGATCGCTCAGGCTGTCGAGGTCCTGTTCCCCGGCGTCAAGGTCTCCAAGGTCAACACCATCTCTGTCCGCGGCCGTTTCCGCCGTCAGGGTATGCATGCTGGTTACACTGCCGCCTCCAAGAAGGCGATCGTGACCCTGACCAAGGACTCCAAGGAGATCGAGTTCTTCAACAGCATGGTCTGA
- the rpsQ gene encoding 30S ribosomal protein S17: MEERNLRKTRVGVVVSDKMDKTIVVAVKDSVQHPLYKKILKRTAKFKARDEQNECGIGDRVEIMECRPLSKDVRWRLVRIVEKAK; this comes from the coding sequence ATGGAAGAACGTAATCTGAGAAAGACCCGCGTCGGCGTCGTCGTGTCCGACAAGATGGATAAGACCATCGTGGTTGCCGTTAAGGATAGCGTGCAGCACCCCCTGTACAAGAAGATCCTGAAGCGTACCGCCAAGTTCAAGGCTCGTGACGAGCAGAACGAGTGCGGCATCGGTGACCGTGTTGAGATCATGGAGTGCCGCCCCCTGTCCAAGGATGTGCGCTGGCGCCTGGTCCGTATCGTTGAGAAGGCAAAGTAA
- a CDS encoding type Z 30S ribosomal protein S14 translates to MAKLSMKLKQSRPAKFSTRAYTRCRICGRPHSVLRKYGVCRVCFRELAYKGEIPGVKKASW, encoded by the coding sequence ATGGCTAAACTGTCTATGAAGCTCAAGCAGTCTCGTCCTGCTAAGTTCTCTACCCGTGCATACACCCGCTGCCGCATCTGCGGCCGCCCCCACTCCGTGCTGCGCAAGTACGGCGTGTGCCGTGTGTGCTTCCGTGAGCTGGCCTACAAGGGCGAGATCCCGGGCGTGAAGAAGGCTTCTTGGTAA
- the rpmC gene encoding 50S ribosomal protein L29: MKANELREMQTAELTSKLADLKAELFNLRFQHAINQLENPGRIEAVKKDIARVMTILAEKQ; this comes from the coding sequence ATGAAGGCTAATGAACTCCGCGAAATGCAGACCGCAGAGCTGACCAGCAAGCTGGCAGACCTGAAGGCTGAGCTGTTTAACCTGCGCTTCCAGCATGCCATCAACCAGCTGGAGAACCCCGGCCGCATCGAAGCAGTCAAGAAGGACATCGCTCGCGTGATGACCATTCTGGCTGAGAAGCAGTAA
- the rplE gene encoding 50S ribosomal protein L5 — translation MARLKEQYVNEIAPALNKKFGYKSVMQIPKLDKVVINVACGEAKDNEKILEAVMKDLGQITGQKAVVCRAKKSVANFKLRQGTPIGCKVTLRGERMYEFVDRFFNIALPRVRDFRGINGNGFDGRGNFACGIKEQIIFPEIDFEKVDAVRGMDVCFVTTAKTDEEGKELLKALGAPFAENN, via the coding sequence ATGGCTCGTTTGAAAGAACAGTATGTCAATGAAATTGCTCCTGCTCTGAACAAGAAGTTCGGTTACAAGAGCGTTATGCAGATCCCCAAGCTGGACAAGGTCGTCATCAATGTTGCCTGCGGCGAAGCTAAGGACAACGAGAAGATCCTTGAGGCTGTCATGAAGGATCTGGGCCAGATCACTGGCCAGAAGGCAGTCGTCTGCCGTGCCAAGAAGAGCGTCGCTAACTTCAAGCTGCGTCAGGGCACCCCCATCGGCTGCAAGGTCACCCTGCGTGGTGAGCGTATGTACGAGTTCGTCGATCGTTTCTTCAACATCGCACTGCCCCGTGTCCGCGACTTCCGCGGCATCAACGGCAACGGTTTTGACGGTCGCGGCAACTTTGCATGCGGCATCAAGGAGCAGATCATCTTCCCCGAGATCGACTTCGAGAAGGTCGATGCAGTCCGCGGCATGGATGTCTGCTTCGTTACCACCGCTAAGACCGACGAAGAGGGCAAGGAGCTGCTGAAGGCTCTGGGCGCTCCGTTCGCTGAGAATAACTAA
- the rplV gene encoding 50S ribosomal protein L22, whose protein sequence is MEARAILRYARISPRKVSIVMDLIRNKPLDEALAILQYTPKAACEPLLKLVKSAAANAENNFNMDKNNLYVAECYVCPGPTLKRMMPRAQGRGYRILKRTSHMTVVLKEKE, encoded by the coding sequence ATGGAAGCTCGGGCAATTCTTCGTTATGCCCGCATTAGTCCTCGTAAGGTGTCCATCGTTATGGATCTGATCCGTAACAAGCCCCTGGACGAAGCGCTGGCAATCCTGCAGTACACCCCGAAGGCCGCTTGTGAGCCCCTTCTGAAGCTGGTGAAGTCTGCAGCCGCAAATGCGGAAAACAACTTCAATATGGACAAGAACAACCTCTACGTCGCCGAGTGCTATGTCTGCCCCGGCCCGACGCTGAAGCGCATGATGCCTCGTGCACAGGGCCGCGGCTACCGCATCCTGAAGCGCACCAGCCACATGACCGTTGTTCTGAAAGAGAAAGAGTAA